The window AGACGAGGGCTGTTGCTTCAATGGTCACAAGGTACAGCAGCTTCTGGAAACAACCCTCGACAGTTACCTCGGTGAAGCCAGCTATAACCCTACCACCTGCGGCCTCCTGACGCAGAACCTCTCCGACCTCATCCACAGCAAGGCAAAGGACATCAATCCTCCCCGCTACAAACTGGTCTGTCTGGTCATACTTGGGCAGTGCAATGACCAGGGTCTGCGGGTTGCCAGCCGCTGCTTGTGGGACACAGAGACTGACAACTTTGCTGTTGCCACTTTCCAAAACACCTCTCTTTTTGCCATGGCTGTAGTGTACGGGTTGTACTGTGAGTGAGAATTGTGAAATCAATTTACATCCACAAAAGCTCAGATGGGGGAAATGCAGATCAAATATGTCAGATGAAATGTTAGGTAATTAGGATGGCTGGATATTAGTATCTATTTGACCTAGATTGGGGTACAGATAAAAATTCCTTTATCCACTGAGCTACAAAACATCACATTTACAGCCCCATTAGTAGATACAGCAGTGATCAGAAATGATCCGGAAGTTGTAATGCAAAAAATAGGCTATATTTAGCATAAGACACACTTGTGCATCCATTCCATTAGTTTGTCTTGAAGGGAAATTTGCAAGCATTTATTTGAAGTGAAATATGCAAAAGTGTAAAGTGATTAAATCCCCTTTTCACAAATGAATTCTcgggttttatttttaataccgtAACATTTCAGTGTCCTGTACCTCACTTTCTGGCCAATACTTAAGGCTAGAGATACTAactgcagacaaaaaaaaagacaaaatgtcaTATTTCAGACTCCTAAGAGATGTTATCAATTTACTCAAGGTTTACAAGCTTTACTAATCTGATGAAATCGGATGAAGCAGGAAACTagccatttactgtaaatcaggTGCACTTGGGACTTGCTAAAATTAGATTAGTTTTTTAGACTAGTAATCTGAATAGGTTTCCGTTTCATTTGGAAAGGGTCACTTTGTCTactattgcattttttatttaatattcagTTATCTTCCTACGGTGTCCTATAATCAAAAAATGAAGCCTTATTCTAATTACCTAGGGGGTAAGAAGAATTTCTTCATTTTTCCTTTGAGAGGCTTATAAACAACCACATCTTTTAGGAAAAAAGGTAAAAATCTAGAAGCTCCTTGTGCCATAAAACCAAAaacactgtatattattttggtCACTAAAGACTTATTCTATTATATACTTAATGCAATGGAGTCcatgatttaaattatatttaataaaattcatGTGAATAAAGTACTTTTAACTAAAGCCAGCTGACAGCACAAAACCTTGAGCATTGTTCATTCTACTGTCTAGCTCAGAATTACAGCACTATCAAAACTAAAAACACAAgatgacagtaaatgttttttccatGAAGCTTTATTACACCCACACATAAAAGTGGTCACATTTCACCTTTCTTGCTGTCCACACTACACTCAAGATATAcatcaataaataagaaaacataaataaaaataaatacattattaaagACGGGACCAATGTggttgacaaaaaaaaagttaaatatctCCAGATGCAGTGAAAGAAGTCATTGATGAAGCCTTTTTGGGTTCCTGAAATCACAATACTTTTGCAGGTTTTGTAACACTTAGGCTGAAAGTCACAGTTCACACAGGAATAAGATATCAGGGTAGGTTTGAATGAGACATCACAtagctaacaaaaaaaaagttaacagtTACTAACAAGTCACTGAAATTACAAGGACAAAGAATATGATCTAAATCTGAAGCTTTTGACTCCATAGTGAAGACCAGGTTTGATCTTGTAATATATCCTTTCTTGAAAGTAGGGATATACTGATCGCTAACCTTATTTTCTCAGAATTCTCTCCCTTATCTGGccatattttcaaaatatattccCACCCGTCATCTCAAATTCCCTTTTACCGTGTATTCAACCCTATCAAACAGACCCAGAGGAGAATTATTGCACATTATACACATCACCAAAAGGCactttctcctttctttcaCATTCATATGTAAAGTTTGGTCATTACTTCCATCAGCTCACAGACCACAACCACTTTCTTCTACCAGAACCTAAGACTTTTTCCTTCCCAGTTCTATTTTTGTTAAACTTTTAAAAGGAATGACCTACATTTGGCATCtatagtttaaaaatgaaataaaaataaactgccaATAATGGTGATAAAagaacccccccctccccccaacaGCTTTACAGTGCAAattccacatttttttttctccaattatATGTGCACCATTCGTGAAATTGAATGTTtccttctttaaaaagaaatgcttaAAACAAGTGAttttaaagcataaaaaaaataaaaagctcctACTGGCCGAGTATACAGAGACACAATGAATGTGGGTTCTGTAGTTACCCATTATTTGTGACCTCTACACGATCAGCAGCAGAAGGGTTGGGTAATGGCAGGTAGATCAAGTTGTGCGCAGGTGTCAAGACAGTAGTGATATTGCAGTCAAAAGAAACCCCTGCCTCtccccttttaaaaaaagaaaaaaatctgtgcaCCATAGTCCAAAGAGGCCAGACACTAGCCAAAGACCTTGCGACATTCCCTGTAACAAAGTCCCATCATCCGCTCCCCAATAGAAGCAAAGCAGAGAATAATGGCTCCAGATTTGGAGTCCATAGGAGTCCTCTTATTTATGGGTCTGCCCGATGTTGTAACAGCTGCATGACGTATCTGAGCCTGTGGCGGAGCTCCGCAGAGCAGCCCTGTTCAGCCAGAGTGCTCAGTTTGAAGGTGTAGGATACTCGCTCTTTACTAATGTAGGTCAGGAGGTAGGAGTCATCACACTTGCACAGGATGATTTTGGTGTGGTCCGTGTAGAAAttcaccttaaaaaaaaaaataagaataagatCCAATTGTTctaaaatgctgtcaaattacACAatgaacagttaaaagggaaacCTGTTAGGGgagtcatatatatatacacacacacagtgcattTGACTGACCACATACCACAAGTATTGATATTGGCATCAATCACAATCAAATGGCAAAACTATGTCCACCTAGACATCTTGATCAGATGCCAACTGAATGACATTAGCATAATCCTCCCACATTCATCAGCCTGTAGCTCAGGACTAGATCCTCACCTGCAGCGTTCCATTGCTGAAGAGCATGACCAATGCATGGTCCGTCTTCACCCACtgcagcaggagcagggagGAGGATCCCTGGTATTCACGACACTGGAGGTCTCCACCCTGAACAGAAACAGCAAAGAGCCTGGTCAGCTTACAAAAtaacttcacacacacacacaccctttaGACAAATTCTCTGCTAGGAGAGTTTGTAAAAATCCAAACACGGTTTAAGGTCTTTCTCTGAAGCACACAATCTTGAAAAATTGCTAATGGCCTGCTCATGTGGTCTGTCTGAAGCATGAAAGTTAAAGTTCTCCAATTATCAGTATACTTACATTTTCCTTAATGAACTACAGTAGTTTTCTTGCATTCTTCCCACATAATATTCTAAAATTCAAGTAGTTCACACTTGTGATCTCAGTGGATTTATATTTATTGAGCATTTCCTTCACAGCAAGGCcatcttacatttttaaagacatgGGACACTTACAGAGAGATACTCGTTATATCTGCAccttttaacatactgtactttaaaggCTAAATGTTTTCTCCGCAGAAGAGTCCGCCGAAGGAAAATCCTTCTGTAAATGAATAGGGAGTTTATACTTGCCTCCATCAGGTTCTGTTCCATGTAGTTCGCAACATATTCGACAATTTGCATCTGGTTTCGAAGCTGTTCAGGCACCGCCGAGACCGGAAATGTGAAGTGTTTACTATCCGTCAAATAGTAGTGGACAGTTCtggaaacaaaacaagacaCATCAGAAGGAGCATACTTCAAGTGACAATAAgtgcaattaaaaaagaaagaaaaacgcgttttcaCTCACCTGCGCTGATCACACAGACTGATGTGTGTCCCTTCGTTGAACAGCACACCAATATTCTGATTGGACAGCTGGTAGCCAAACCCATACTTGTTGGAATAATCAACCCATTTGGTGACCCATATAAAAGGCTTGGGCCTGGACAGACAGCGGGGGTTCCTTGAAGCTttaaaaagaagtaaaaaaaaaaaaagattgtgtcAATAACACACACTGTTGTCTACACCAGTTTCCAGAATCTCAattaagaacagaagtgcccaATACGCAAGGTATCTatgccattttaaaaaacaagagcaCTCTTAGCAATCAGATTTAAAATAGGATATTTACAAAACACCCTCCAGTGCAGTGGGAATGCAGATTTAAATgctttgtcaaaaaataaaaaaggcaaataacTCACCTAAAGGCATGGAAGACAAGCAGTTATTTAAAACCTTAATTGCTGAGTCAGCCACTGCAGCAGCAGTGATGCCATCTTCACAGGCTGAAGGGGAAggggaaagaaaaaagttatttaaaacagCAAGCAGCCACAGTTCAGTTTCTAGCAGGAAGCGGTCTGGGCTCCTTCCTTTCGAAGGCTGTTCCTGCAACAATTGGAAAACTTTTGCatatatagcaaaaaaaaaaagggaaaccaATAGGACAATATAAGTGGAGCACAAAAGACTCAGCCAGACTATTCATCAACCGGAAAACTGATTAATACAGATAACAGCATTAAAGAAATCCCATTTCCAGAACCACctttagaattatttttgcAAGAAGGTATCAAAATGTGTATTTGGGTCTCTTCCATTTTACTTTATTCAGTTAAAAAACCGAATGTACACATTTCCATAAAGATTTAATAATGAAGCCCTAAGACCTGCTTTCTGGCAGTGCAGTAAAGGATGGGACTCCTTACTCACCCTCCGTATTGCTGGCCACGCCTTTGAAGGATCGTGAAGTGGACTTCCTGGATTCTTCCTCAGCCTGGGTGTCCAATGGGACAGAGCTGGCGAGCTGTCCACTGGGAGAGGTAGCCTGTGGGAAAACAGGAAATTCAATTAAGAAACCTACAAGAATGCCACAAGGCCAAGGCAAGGAAAATCCTCTCAAAAAAGcttcttaaggaattcaaaCAGTTCCCAAAATATCATTAACCCATACAAATGAAGGAAAATATGATCTCCTGAAAGGCTAATGAATTAATTTAGCAATACCCATGTCATTGTAGTAAAAAGACTCTCAGagacttaaaaatgaaaaaaatctttcattttatttacagcAGCAAAGATATTCTAACTGGGTTTCACTATCCAAGTGTCATGTTTAGAGATTACACTCCAGCAAACTGCCTGCAAACCTGAGCTTTTTACAATGAATTATGGTGTTGCAGTAGCTCCAAAGCACATTCTGTAGTTTACACAAAATTACTTTTTGCTAAAGCTACACTTAAGGTAGATTAAGGCGATGAGGCACATATCTGGTAAAAGCAAACACCGAAGTAGTACTCCTTAATTTTCTCCTAACATGAGTCAACAATTTGTACCACAGAGTAAATGAGGTTTGATCCTATACACTTTCTAGCACATATTCCATACCTCGTTTCCCTCCACAGTCTTGTAGCTCATCTGTCGGCTGATCGAACTCTTGACAATTCCAGTAACCAGCTTGGAGATCTCATCATGTTCCTCAACAGGGCTCTTCTCAACTGGAAGACAACAGACAATGCAGTCAGACAGGCAGTTGCCCGACAGGTTGAAAACAAGAAGTCTTCGAATCAAGAAAATCAAAAAGATAGAAGTCACCATAAGAGTGTTTTACCTTTAGATTTCTTTTTGCCAAAGAGGCTTTTGGCCATCTTTGTGAAGAACTTTTTGGCAGGACTCGGAGGGTTAAGTTCTGGCACCATAACACAGCTACTGGGAGGCAGTTTGTCGGGGGTGAAACCCTACAAGAGATAAAAAGCTTGGAATAAGTTACACTCCTTTACCATGAACTTATCTTAACCAATGAAACAAGAAAAGTTAATAACAATCAGGTTTATGATATTACCACAATTTTTTTTAGAAGGGAATATAAAAAAAGTCAGAAGTAACCCTCCATTTTCTGATGAATATGGCTAACCTCAAGAAGAGATTGCAGATCTTGGAGAAATATGAAACAACCTGATAAAATGTTTCAGCCTTAGCACCCAGAAGCTCTGGGCACTGCACAATGACCACTCCAAAACCGGCACACCTGGGAACACCATCGTAACCGGATGCTTACTTTAGTGAAGAACTCGTGGTTGAGGATTTGATCCAGCGTCAGTCTATCACAGGGGTTGCGCTGCAGAACCCCAGAAATCAGCTTCTGAGCAGCTGGTGAAAGGGAGGGCGGCAATGTGTACTTCACTTCCTTAATACACCTGTAGGTCTCCTTTAGGTCCAAAGTCTCAAAGGGGGGGTTACCACACAGTAAGGTGTACCTGCACATAACACCAAACAAGACAGTGGTTAGATACCCCATTTCATATAACTTGAAGATACATTCACCCATCTTTAAAGTGCTAATGCAGAAGACATTCCACAAAGTTTTGCACCTTCCTACACTGACaatcaaactaaaaaaataattacaagtaataggtttattccatgctgaaaagagaagaaaacgtaaaaaaacaaaatcacaatggACTTTGAAGACCAGAGGAGTCTGCCTGGGTTACAGTACTGACACTATTAACTAATGTACACCAATACAACCTCAATGGAAATATTTACAGGAAGCTTGTGGCTAAATCAGCTATTTGTTAGTTCAGCTCACTTAGCAAGGAAGTCTAAAAATGGTTCTTCAGCTCTCATTAACCACTCTTATTTTCCTATCACACTGCTGGCACGTTTCCCTCATTGCGACAAATACAAAGGTCACGCTAAAATGACATCatgatgttttgtgttttctggcaacaaacattgtcattatttattttcacatgaTTATCATATTGTTGGCATTTGACATACGACATATGGAAAAGGCATTTGATTCCACTCACATGACACAACCCAGTGACCAAACATCAGATTCTGGTCCATGCCCTTGCCTGTTCAGGACTTCAGGAGCCAAATAGTTTGGGGTACCACAAATAGTTCTGGAACAGTAAATAAGTTGGCATTAATGCAGTGCAGAGAAGACTAgaagaacatgaaaaaaaatactgatcaGCAGAAATTTGGAactgagtaaaaaaaacaaatcaagccTACTTTTTCCTCTGTTCCACTGGTTCAAGCTTGGCTGCCAATCCGAAATCTCCCAGTTTCAACTCCATGTTCTCATTGACGAAAAAGTTACCTAAAAGTACAAACCTCAATTAATTTCATGTACTTTGAGAGGGTTCTGTATCAAAAGATACTTTGCCCTTTCTGGGCAAAGATTTAAGAAGCCATTCTGAATTTGCTATTTAAACACAAGCAACTGTaggctaaaaaaaaatatttcctttttcctctttaaaaaaaaaagtatctacCCAGAGGACATTTTTGTGTTGAGAACTAGGTCTCATGACAACAGTTCCCCAGAGCATTCCAAAGCTGTGAACATCTCGCAATAAAAGCAGTGCTTCATTGTGCACACCTAGTTTGAGGTCTCTGTGAAGAATCCCTTTGTTGTGGAGGTATTTCAGTCCTGATATAATCTGCTTGAGGTAGTATCTCACTTCGGGATCTGTCAATGTGTGCCGTGCCTTCCATATGTGCGCCAGAGACTgcaaaggaaatggaaaacgcCCGTCAGTTTGAATGATTACTCACTACCGGCATTCTGAATCACCGGAGAGCCAAAGCCAACAGCTTACCTTTCTACTGCAAAGCTCTAGGAATATGTAGATGTTTTCTTGGTCTTCAAAATGATGAGAGAACTTCACTATGTGTTTGTGATGAAGCGTTTTGTGCAGCTCAATCTCATTCGTTATCTGGAAGGCGATTAAAAAGACGAGTTACAGCAAAAGGTAGAACTCCCTCACCAGTTCCATAACAGACCAGCCTTTAACCCAACCTCTTCTGTACAGAAATTGTAAATACATTAAAGGGTGTATTGCTATTATAAGTAAATGAATAAAGAAcagcattagaaaaaaaatgtagacgACTAGTTCATTCTCCAAAAAACAATACTCAAAATACGGTACCTTTTCTCTCTGGTGCGGTTTTGCCACTCTGCTTTGGGGTATTACTTTCACAGCATACACCTTGTTGTTGGCAATATCCGTCATTTCATAGCAGCGTGCAAATCCGCCCTAGAAATACATTTAGGATGTAATCAATAAAAGCGCACCAAAGTAAACAATCTACTCCTGCCGAGTCCCACATACAAAAGGAAAGAAGCACAGAATTCGTTGTCACCATTCATATGTCACAGGTCCGTCTCTTCAGAAATTCCGAATTTTAAATCCACGCCGGACGACCCTCTTTTAAACACAGCCTCACATCTTAAATGTGGATGGTTGAGGTCTATTAACAGCCAAGGGCGCTTCTACATTGTATGCACCACTTCCAGGACAATAGGGGAAAAAACCCTCTTCACCCCTGGCATACGGACAGTAAGCTATGGACTTTCCTCTTCTAgtgtaaatgtaatatttatgagggaacacaaaatcaaaaaCGTGACAAAGATGAGGCACAAAGATCTTTCTTCCTCCCATTTCTACATATTTAAGGAATGTTGTAATCAGGTGTTATGCACCCCCCATGCTGGTTAATGACACTGCATCAAACGCCTCAGGGCGATAGTACTAGAAAGGCTCTAATCAAAAACAGGGAAGCCAGCGACCATTACCCTATTCAACGTGGCATAAATTTGATCTCTCCATCTGGACTCGAAAcgttaaaatacttttaaaggaTTTATTTGGAGGAAAGTCACATTCGTATACATGGAAACAATACCCATGAAGATTAAAAAGTCTCCAGAAGAACGAGATTAATTTTAACTAAGTACCCCTAACGCAAAAGCTTAACCTCATGCACAACTGCGTGAACAACAATTCTTCCCAGCCAGCACCGACTTCTAATCAATAAACCCAAATCTTTCACATTCAGAGACGTAAAACCCAATGAGTCACACAGCTAGAGACAAACTGAAAGGAAAGAGCGCTTATGCAGTCACAAGCTGTGCATCAGCAAAAGCAGTCTAACCCGCAATCTCTCACAGGCAgtcaatggaaaaataaaaagcttatGTTTAGCCAGCCACTTAAAAACCATTATAATATTTAAGAGGAGagggaaggaaagaaaaaaagccttCAATACCATACCATTAAAACCGACAGAGCGCTAACGTGgctcaataaacattttaaaaatattttcgctcaaaaaaaaaaaactatcaattGGTAGACCTCCAACCCCTTCAAAACAAACTGTTCAATGAAATAGTCTCCCGCAAATTTCACAAATCCCTCAGAAAAAATGAGTATTCATCGACAGCGGTGCCACATGACAACAGCAGCGCCTCGACGTGATTGCAGTATATACCTTTCCCAGCAGTTTTCCTTTGCAGTAACATCTCCCCGTCTTGGAATCGTTCACGACATGAGCCAGTTCCGATCGGGACTGTTCCAATTTGCCTCGGTTCGGTTTCGCCGGGTGAGCAGCAGCCCGTTCAGGACTAGCTTTAAATAAGTCCGGATTCATGATCTGGCAAGCGAGGCGCTGAGAGCTGGAGAAGCACGTTGATTCCATTCATTAACGCCCCAAACACACCGCCAATATATTTCCTCTGTTAAATGGTAACAGCCTCCTCTTTCCTCTCCTCCAGCCTCAGCAGTACATGCCCTAACAGGGAATCCCTGAACCATTTATTCAAGGTCTTTGTCACGTTGTATCAATGGGCGGGCAGCGAGGCGGAGTTACATTTTAAAGACGCAAAGCCTATTCGAAGTTGTTTAGTCCTAACCGTACTTTCAAGATGCCTGAGTAGATCAGTGTTAACAGGTAATCCACGAAAACCCTTTGATACATAGtaatatatagttatatatttGTATGTGGGATATTCATAgtaaacttttaattttttaaaaatagcttcAAGTCACTTAGATCctaaataaaaatgagataCTTCTGAATAAAATACCACTGAAACACTATATACTTGGAGATTCTAGGATTATTTGGGAAGCCAAAGAAAACCCTTTGGATCCACGGGATAatttaatcatcatcatcatcatcatcatcatcatcatcatcatcatcatcatcatcatgatcatcatcatcaatatTAAAACAGTTAGCTACTTTGGTACTCATGTAGCATGAATGATTTGTGCACATGTCCTTAGCGCTAGGCTAAATTGTGTACAGAATTCACAGTTTATTGAATGTCCACTACTTGTTAACCAAAGATAGTATAACTTACCCCGCCTTTAGGACCTGTTACATGTTACAGGGTAACCGGCTCAAAATAGAGTCAAAGATGCAGAGCAAAATCAATAGATTTACCATCTTTGAGAGACCATTTGAGTGCCAGAGACGGACTGGCGATTCATCACGCTGAGTAAAGAAAGCCCTGACATATCCACTAACGAGGGCATTCAGATCTTTGGCATCAAATGCTATTGTTCACAAAAGAATGGCTTCCGACTGCGTTCAAGACTAATCATGTGAAAAGCACACTGTCTTTAAATTAGGATTAGTCAAAGCGATTGCAATGGATGACCCTAAATCAATGTCAAAGATaaactcaataaaaataatcaatggTAAGAATACCCAGctaatcttttcatttttaatccgCTGTCAACGTATAATTGCGTTATGTTAGTCTGCAGAACTGTtcatcaattttccttagagATTCACTGCCCCCTGTCTTCACACACGGATATATTAATAAACCGAAATACTTGTACTTTTATAATGTCAATGAGAGTGCGGCAAAGGGGCAGATTTtggaaagttaaaaaataacaatttaaagCGCACTTTCATAAACAtggttttcatgttttgtaGTATTTAGGCATACTTCTAAATTTTCTTTAGAAACCCACCTATCAtctagaaatcttttttttattgtattgcatGCAACACTTTGAAAGAGGAACAATACAATTCACGTTAAGTGGCAGTGAAAATGTACTTACAATGTCTTTCCCTTTAACACTCTTATGTATACAGACCACCGACAGCATgaagagaaaattaaaatactgcTGGATGCCACCTTGAGTCAGACaatggttttaaatgttttctcagTTAATTAGAAAAGTCAGTACCTTCCAGTCAGTATCTAGGCTTCCAGTATCAAGAATAGGACTGGCAGAATTGTTTCCATATCTCTGGCATGAGCTAATCAAAACGAAACATGGTGTTTTCCCCTCTGGACCACAATCTCCAAACCAGTACTCCAACAGACACGGGACTCTGTTTTATAGGAAGTGCTGTCCTTGGGATGAAATGTTAAACTGGGGTCCAGACTGCTTGGTCATTTAAGATCCCATGGTATTGGAAgactaaaattattattattattattatagttaacTCTagactctgtcctggctaaattctacTCTGGGTTTATACAATCTGGCCTACCTAAAGTTCCCCTTAATGCAACGGGAGCCCTTGATCTGCTGTGTATTCAGGCTGCTGGTGCTTAATATCTGTGAAAGTGCTTCAGTGGTAGAAGTACAATGCTCAATGATACAAAAGCAGCATTTCTCTCACCTAAGATTTGAACCTCAACCTTCTAGTTACAAGTCCAGAACCCTGActgctgctccacactgctgttcCAGTTAATTTTTTGAGGAAAGTGTTGAGCTGGAGCCCGTCTTAGGAAGGACAGCCTGCAAGGCAAAACTGGGAGCACATGACTGCCCTCAAATTCAACCCAGTGCCATGGGGAAAGGGAAAATTTAGAATAGACAACTAGACCTGGCTAGAAGAAACCAGGGCATCCAGAGAAATACCACACTCCAGATAGATACCCAATGTCAGAGTGTAGGACCATGGAATATTGTTTCAATGAAatcattaatacattttaaatcaatatattttCAACAAACAAGGATTACAGCACTGCACAG is drawn from Lepisosteus oculatus isolate fLepOcu1 chromosome 9, fLepOcu1.hap2, whole genome shotgun sequence and contains these coding sequences:
- the plk3 gene encoding serine/threonine-protein kinase PLK3, coding for MESTCFSSSQRLACQIMNPDLFKASPERAAAHPAKPNRGKLEQSRSELAHVVNDSKTGRCYCKGKLLGKGGFARCYEMTDIANNKVYAVKVIPQSRVAKPHQREKITNEIELHKTLHHKHIVKFSHHFEDQENIYIFLELCSRKSLAHIWKARHTLTDPEVRYYLKQIISGLKYLHNKGILHRDLKLGNFFVNENMELKLGDFGLAAKLEPVEQRKKTICGTPNYLAPEVLNRQGHGPESDVWSLGCVMYTLLCGNPPFETLDLKETYRCIKEVKYTLPPSLSPAAQKLISGVLQRNPCDRLTLDQILNHEFFTKGFTPDKLPPSSCVMVPELNPPSPAKKFFTKMAKSLFGKKKSKVEKSPVEEHDEISKLVTGIVKSSISRQMSYKTVEGNEATSPSGQLASSVPLDTQAEEESRKSTSRSFKGVASNTEACEDGITAAAVADSAIKVLNNCLSSMPLASRNPRCLSRPKPFIWVTKWVDYSNKYGFGYQLSNQNIGVLFNEGTHISLCDQRRTVHYYLTDSKHFTFPVSAVPEQLRNQMQIVEYVANYMEQNLMEGGDLQCREYQGSSSLLLLQWVKTDHALVMLFSNGTLQVNFYTDHTKIILCKCDDSYLLTYISKERVSYTFKLSTLAEQGCSAELRHRLRYVMQLLQHRADP